A genomic region of Sphingobium sp. HWE2-09 contains the following coding sequences:
- a CDS encoding PilZ domain-containing protein gives MDDEQDISDRGPARAAPRDSLFLLTTLSTPEGAPLGKARVRNLSASGLMADCERAVPAGIRIICDLRGIGEVSGMVAWSREDKIGLAFDDLIDPQLARKPVSSTAPNQSGVPDYLRVHSKGIRRR, from the coding sequence ATGGACGACGAACAGGATATTTCGGACCGGGGACCGGCGCGCGCCGCGCCGCGCGACAGCCTGTTCCTGTTGACGACGCTCAGCACGCCGGAAGGCGCGCCGCTGGGCAAGGCCCGCGTCCGCAACCTGTCCGCCTCCGGTCTGATGGCCGATTGCGAACGGGCGGTGCCGGCAGGCATCCGGATCATCTGCGATCTGCGCGGCATCGGCGAAGTTTCCGGCATGGTCGCCTGGTCGCGTGAGGACAAGATCGGCCTGGCTTTCGACGATCTCATCGATCCGCAACTGGCGCGTAAGCCGGTGAGCAGCACCGCGCCGAATCAAAGCGGCGTACCGGACTATCTGCGCGTACATTCAAAGGGCATCAGACGCCGCTGA
- a CDS encoding autotransporter assembly complex protein TamA: protein MTDGLRTRRRSSGRPYAARLLFAPLLLAAPCVVRAQQPPSQQLPSQAAPEPEPDQTLDAMPDIGVAWPDMGQPDSITPLPEDPVAQSTTPGDPTAAQTPALVADQGADPVDDAAGFTDATQERRYSVKLNGIDAIADTQFTLRFDELSVLRQGQGKPANLAQINRRMKEDGELLDRLLRAKGYYAARIRSAVAAPPPGSDRLSVNFDVTPGTQYLLESVDVTGLAETAGQAARLRAAFPPKVGDPVDADAILAGRDALATKLSESGFPFAKVDEPEVRIDHEERKGDLDIIVTPGGFRRFGAIRMDDTRLFDARHVQEIARFDPGDTYMASDVEDLRRAIVATGLVSTVTLKPVDTGDGEHVDIDVSLRPAPLRTIAGELGYGTGEGYRAEVSWQHRNFFPPEGAVTLRGVLGTQEQTASFTYRRSNFHRRDNVLTGLVSVSNIRRDAYDARTITLSGGLERTTNILFQKNWVWRVGAELVASDEADAFSGGARRTFLIGAIPLSLTYDGSDDLLNPSKGFRLGGRISPELSFQNTTFGYAKVQLDGSIYQPLGEKLVVAARARFGTILGSTVEQIAPSRRFYAGGGASVRGYGYQAIGPRYGEDDDPVGGKSLAEFSLETRIRFGNFGVVPFVDAGNISTTFLPRFRDLRIGAGMGLRYYSNFGPIRVDVGTPLNPHSGDPKIAVYVSLGQAF from the coding sequence ATGACCGATGGTTTGCGGACCCGACGCCGCTCTTCAGGCCGCCCGTATGCCGCCCGGCTCCTGTTCGCGCCACTCCTGCTGGCCGCGCCTTGCGTGGTTCGGGCACAGCAGCCGCCGTCGCAGCAACTGCCGTCACAGGCCGCGCCTGAGCCGGAACCCGACCAGACGTTGGACGCCATGCCCGACATCGGCGTCGCCTGGCCGGACATGGGCCAGCCCGACAGCATCACGCCGTTGCCCGAAGACCCCGTGGCCCAATCCACCACCCCCGGCGATCCGACCGCCGCGCAAACGCCCGCGCTCGTCGCGGACCAGGGGGCCGACCCGGTCGATGACGCGGCCGGGTTCACCGACGCGACGCAGGAACGCCGCTACAGCGTCAAGCTCAACGGCATAGACGCCATCGCCGATACGCAGTTCACCCTGCGCTTCGATGAACTGTCGGTCCTGCGCCAGGGGCAGGGGAAGCCTGCCAACCTCGCCCAGATCAATCGCCGCATGAAGGAAGATGGCGAACTGCTCGACCGGCTGCTGCGCGCCAAGGGCTATTATGCCGCCCGCATCCGCAGCGCCGTCGCCGCGCCGCCACCGGGCAGCGACCGGCTGTCCGTCAATTTCGATGTCACGCCCGGCACCCAATATCTGCTGGAATCGGTCGATGTCACCGGCCTTGCCGAAACCGCCGGGCAGGCAGCGCGCCTGCGCGCGGCCTTTCCGCCCAAGGTCGGCGACCCGGTCGATGCAGACGCGATTCTGGCGGGCCGCGACGCGCTGGCGACCAAATTGTCCGAAAGCGGCTTTCCCTTTGCCAAGGTGGACGAACCGGAAGTGCGGATCGACCATGAAGAGCGCAAGGGCGATCTCGACATCATCGTCACGCCCGGCGGCTTCCGCCGTTTCGGTGCGATCCGCATGGACGATACCCGCTTGTTCGATGCGCGCCATGTGCAGGAAATCGCGCGCTTCGATCCCGGTGACACCTATATGGCGTCCGATGTCGAGGATCTGCGCCGCGCCATCGTCGCCACCGGGCTGGTCTCAACGGTCACCTTGAAACCGGTGGATACGGGCGATGGGGAGCATGTCGATATCGACGTTAGCCTTCGCCCTGCGCCGCTACGCACGATCGCGGGCGAACTGGGTTATGGCACGGGCGAAGGCTATCGCGCCGAGGTCAGCTGGCAGCATCGCAATTTCTTTCCGCCCGAAGGCGCAGTGACGCTGCGCGGCGTATTGGGCACGCAGGAGCAGACCGCGTCCTTCACCTATCGGCGCAGCAATTTCCACCGGCGCGACAATGTGCTGACCGGCTTGGTCTCGGTCAGCAATATCCGGCGCGACGCCTATGACGCGCGCACCATCACCCTGTCCGGCGGGCTGGAGCGCACGACCAACATCCTGTTCCAGAAGAACTGGGTCTGGCGCGTCGGCGCGGAACTGGTGGCGTCGGACGAAGCGGACGCCTTTTCCGGCGGCGCGCGCCGCACCTTCCTGATCGGCGCGATCCCGCTCAGCCTCACCTATGACGGCAGCGACGACCTGCTCAATCCCAGCAAGGGCTTTCGCCTAGGCGGCCGGATCAGCCCTGAACTCTCCTTTCAGAACACGACCTTCGGCTATGCCAAGGTGCAGCTGGACGGCAGCATCTATCAGCCGCTGGGCGAAAAGCTGGTGGTCGCGGCGCGCGCGCGCTTCGGCACCATATTGGGATCGACCGTCGAGCAGATCGCGCCATCCCGCCGCTTCTACGCCGGGGGTGGCGCGTCGGTGCGCGGCTATGGCTATCAGGCGATCGGCCCGCGCTATGGCGAAGATGACGACCCGGTCGGCGGCAAGAGTTTGGCGGAATTTTCGCTGGAAACCCGCATCCGCTTCGGCAATTTCGGCGTCGTGCCCTTTGTCGATGCGGGCAATATCTCCACCACCTTCCTGCCGCGCTTCCGCGACCTGCGTATCGGTGCGGGCATGGGCCTGCGCTATTACAGCAATTTCGGCCCGATCCGCGTCGATGTCGGCACGCCACTCAACCCGCACTCGGGCGATCCCAAGATCGCGGTCTATGTCTCGCTGGGACAGGCCTTCTGA
- a CDS encoding PEP-CTERM sorting domain-containing protein (PEP-CTERM proteins occur, often in large numbers, in the proteomes of bacteria that also encode an exosortase, a predicted intramembrane cysteine proteinase. The presence of a PEP-CTERM domain at a protein's C-terminus predicts cleavage within the sorting domain, followed by covalent anchoring to some some component of the (usually Gram-negative) cell surface. Many PEP-CTERM proteins exhibit an unusual sequence composition that includes large numbers of potential glycosylation sites. Expression of one such protein has been shown restore the ability of a bacterium to form floc, a type of biofilm.), with product MPAPPMVLLFGAAAVALVARRRFAERKAKAAA from the coding sequence GTGCCGGCGCCGCCCATGGTGCTGCTGTTCGGCGCGGCCGCCGTGGCGCTCGTCGCCCGTCGCCGCTTTGCCGAACGCAAGGCGAAGGCCGCCGCTTAA
- a CDS encoding potassium channel family protein produces MRIVQPTTPSLTAGFLRRRSSLPLWVDLVWRVGVVFGLIALVLLIHWVGRDGLRDNLDNRISFVDVLYFTTVTVTTVGYGDIVPVTPEARLFEALLVTPIRLFVWLIFLGTAYNLFLRNILYRWRMARIQADLHNHIIVTGFGTSGQEAVNELLARGTDAREIVVIDGSEKALALAEAQGCNILCGDSTRDKTLKDVAIHRSRSMIVSAGRDDTSILITLTARHLAPRLPISIVVRNEDNELPARQAGATTVINPTSFAGLLLAGSTSGRHIADYMTDLAASGGRVKLNERAVLPEEIGGPLSAIRTGIGLRVYREDRPIGFWEEGAGALQTGDVIIEVTEGDEAAKAQQAD; encoded by the coding sequence ATGAGAATCGTCCAGCCGACCACGCCGTCGCTGACCGCCGGGTTCCTGCGGCGGCGGTCTTCGCTGCCGCTCTGGGTCGATCTGGTATGGCGAGTGGGCGTGGTGTTCGGGCTGATCGCGCTGGTGCTGCTGATCCACTGGGTCGGGCGCGACGGGTTGCGCGACAATCTGGACAACAGGATCAGCTTCGTCGACGTGCTCTATTTCACGACGGTCACGGTGACGACGGTGGGCTATGGCGATATCGTGCCGGTCACGCCCGAAGCGCGGCTGTTCGAGGCATTGCTGGTCACGCCGATCCGGCTGTTCGTGTGGCTAATCTTTCTGGGCACGGCCTATAATCTCTTTCTTCGCAACATCCTCTACAGGTGGCGCATGGCACGTATTCAGGCCGATCTGCACAATCACATCATCGTCACCGGTTTCGGCACCAGCGGGCAGGAAGCGGTGAACGAACTGCTCGCGCGCGGCACCGACGCGCGCGAGATCGTCGTGATCGACGGCAGTGAAAAGGCGCTGGCGCTGGCCGAAGCGCAGGGGTGCAACATATTGTGCGGCGATTCCACGCGCGACAAGACGTTGAAGGATGTGGCGATCCATCGCTCCCGCAGCATGATCGTGTCGGCCGGGCGGGACGACACGTCGATCCTGATCACGCTGACCGCCCGGCATCTGGCCCCGCGCCTGCCGATCAGCATCGTCGTGCGCAACGAGGATAATGAGCTGCCCGCGCGGCAGGCGGGGGCGACGACGGTGATCAACCCGACCAGCTTTGCCGGGCTGCTGCTGGCGGGCAGCACCAGCGGGCGGCATATCGCCGATTATATGACCGACCTGGCAGCGTCGGGCGGGCGGGTGAAGCTGAACGAACGGGCGGTGTTGCCAGAAGAGATTGGCGGGCCTTTGTCGGCGATCCGGACCGGGATCGGGCTTCGTGTCTATCGGGAGGATCGCCCGATCGGGTTTTGGGAAGAAGGCGCGGGTGCGCTGCAGACCGGCGACGTGATCATCGAAGTGACCGAAGGCGACGAGGCCGCAAAGGCACAGCAAGCCGACTGA
- the serS gene encoding serine--tRNA ligase translates to MHDIRFIRENPQAFDAGLARRGLAPLSAEILAIDEQSRALKTQLQQGQARRNEASKAIGQAMAAGDKDKAEALKAEVAALKEGTPALEAQDKDVGDALIAMLAAIPNLPADDVPQGSDEADNVEVSRWGTPRAFDFVAQDHADFGPALGLDFETGAALSGARFTALRGQMARLHRALAQYMLDRQSGANGYEEVNPPLLVRDEAVFGTGQLPKFAEDLFRTTDGRWLIPTAEVSLTNLVAQQIVATDRLPILLTALTPCFRSEAGSAGRDTRGFIRQHQFEKVELVAICAPEESDAEHARMVGAAEGILQALSLPYRKMLLCTGDMGFGARKTWDLEVWLPSQGTYREISSVSNCGDFQARRMNARYKPEGEKQTRFLHTLNGSGLAVGRTLVAVLENYQQADGSVIVPEVLAPYMGGVTVLVPR, encoded by the coding sequence ATGCACGACATCCGTTTCATCCGCGAAAACCCTCAAGCCTTCGACGCGGGCCTGGCCCGGCGGGGGCTGGCTCCGCTGTCCGCTGAGATATTGGCGATCGATGAGCAGTCGCGGGCGCTCAAGACCCAGTTGCAGCAGGGCCAGGCCCGCCGCAACGAGGCGAGCAAGGCGATCGGCCAGGCGATGGCGGCTGGCGACAAGGATAAGGCCGAGGCGCTGAAGGCCGAAGTCGCGGCGCTGAAGGAAGGCACGCCCGCGCTGGAGGCGCAGGACAAGGATGTGGGCGACGCGCTCATTGCGATGCTGGCCGCGATCCCCAACCTGCCCGCTGACGATGTACCACAGGGTTCGGACGAGGCGGATAATGTGGAGGTCAGCCGTTGGGGCACGCCGCGCGCGTTCGATTTCGTGGCCCAGGACCATGCCGATTTCGGTCCGGCGCTGGGGCTGGATTTCGAGACGGGGGCTGCCTTGTCCGGCGCGCGCTTCACGGCATTGCGGGGGCAGATGGCGCGGCTGCATCGGGCGCTGGCGCAATATATGCTGGATAGGCAGTCGGGCGCGAATGGCTATGAGGAGGTCAATCCGCCGCTGCTGGTGCGCGACGAGGCTGTGTTCGGGACGGGGCAGTTGCCCAAGTTTGCCGAGGATCTGTTCCGCACCACCGATGGCCGCTGGCTGATCCCGACCGCCGAAGTCTCGCTCACCAATCTGGTTGCGCAGCAGATCGTGGCGACGGACAGGCTGCCGATCCTTCTGACCGCGCTGACTCCCTGTTTCCGGTCGGAGGCCGGGTCCGCCGGGCGTGATACGCGCGGGTTCATCCGCCAGCATCAATTCGAGAAAGTCGAACTGGTGGCGATCTGCGCGCCCGAGGAGTCGGACGCCGAACATGCGCGCATGGTCGGGGCCGCCGAGGGCATTTTGCAGGCGCTGAGCCTGCCCTATCGCAAGATGCTGCTGTGCACCGGCGACATGGGCTTTGGCGCGCGCAAGACATGGGATCTGGAAGTGTGGCTGCCGAGCCAAGGCACCTATCGCGAGATTAGTTCGGTGTCCAACTGCGGCGATTTCCAGGCGCGGCGGATGAACGCGCGGTACAAGCCGGAGGGGGAAAAGCAGACGCGCTTCCTGCATACGCTCAACGGGTCGGGGCTGGCCGTGGGGCGGACGCTGGTCGCGGTGCTGGAGAATTATCAGCAGGCCGATGGCAGCGTAATCGTGCCGGAGGTGCTGGCGCCATATATGGGCGGGGTTACGGTATTGGTGCCGCGGTAA
- a CDS encoding YdcH family protein yields MENSHVSALSAKHAGLEARIKAESSRPMPDAILVASLKKQKLRLKEELAAQH; encoded by the coding sequence ATGGAAAATAGCCACGTTTCAGCTCTTTCAGCAAAGCACGCCGGCCTTGAGGCCCGAATCAAGGCAGAATCGAGTCGGCCCATGCCCGACGCTATCCTGGTGGCATCGCTTAAAAAGCAGAAATTGCGGCTGAAGGAGGAGTTGGCCGCCCAGCACTGA
- the dksA gene encoding RNA polymerase-binding protein DksA, which yields MASVLNSDKDGVKPPKSTVTLPADYRPSPDEEFMNPLQQEYFRLRLWDWKKQILAEAEGTLAVLQNEPLREPDLNDRASSETDWSIELRTRDRQRKLISKIDAALRRIDDGEYGYCEVTGEPISLGRLEARPIATMTVEAQERHERQEKISRDD from the coding sequence ATGGCATCGGTCCTGAATTCCGATAAAGACGGCGTTAAGCCGCCCAAATCGACTGTAACGCTTCCCGCCGATTACCGGCCGTCGCCGGACGAAGAATTCATGAACCCGTTGCAGCAGGAATATTTCCGGCTGCGCCTGTGGGATTGGAAGAAGCAGATACTGGCAGAGGCGGAAGGCACGCTGGCCGTGCTGCAAAATGAGCCGCTGCGCGAACCCGACCTCAATGATCGCGCGTCCAGCGAGACGGACTGGTCGATCGAACTGCGCACGCGCGACCGCCAGCGTAAGCTGATTTCTAAGATCGACGCCGCGCTGCGCCGCATCGATGATGGCGAATATGGCTATTGCGAAGTGACGGGCGAACCGATTTCGCTGGGTCGTCTGGAAGCCCGCCCGATCGCCACTATGACCGTCGAAGCGCAGGAACGGCATGAGCGGCAGGAAAAGATCTCGCGCGACGATTAA
- a CDS encoding host attachment family protein, which yields MQIEHDAMVLVADGRKMLFFRNKGDSAFPQLEAEEVKVQDNPADRDQASDAAGRSSSPMGGRQSSMEQVNFHDLEEARFATEAADLLKRRAFAQDYEKLIIVAPPTALGEMRKHYHKEVQSRLVGEIAKDLTNHPVPEIEKIIAAA from the coding sequence ATGCAGATCGAACATGACGCGATGGTGCTGGTGGCGGACGGCCGCAAGATGCTGTTCTTCCGTAACAAGGGCGACAGCGCCTTTCCCCAGCTGGAAGCCGAAGAGGTGAAGGTGCAGGATAATCCCGCCGACCGCGATCAGGCGTCCGACGCCGCGGGCCGTTCCTCTTCGCCCATGGGCGGTCGTCAAAGTTCGATGGAGCAGGTTAATTTCCACGATCTGGAAGAAGCCCGCTTCGCCACCGAAGCCGCCGACCTGCTCAAGCGCCGCGCCTTCGCCCAGGATTATGAGAAACTGATCATCGTCGCCCCACCGACCGCGCTCGGCGAAATGCGCAAACATTATCACAAGGAAGTGCAAAGCCGCCTGGTGGGCGAGATCGCCAAGGACTTGACCAATCACCCGGTGCCCGAGATCGAAAAGATCATCGCGGCTGCGTGA
- a CDS encoding DUF1465 family protein — MQRPAFLDPGLHRRLVDSLYLEAMVMADEARAYFDGSASLDDGVEDPLRRVAFACESLKVTTRLMHIIAWLLSQRAWQRGEIEQVDLSDEKYRLGRASQTEPDLAASFPFAARALIDASQELYDRVNRLQDRLDTMTTSGISPARALLDRLNTAF, encoded by the coding sequence ATGCAGCGTCCCGCCTTCCTCGATCCTGGTCTTCATCGGCGACTGGTCGATAGCCTCTATCTGGAGGCCATGGTGATGGCAGACGAAGCGCGCGCCTATTTCGATGGCAGCGCGTCGCTGGACGATGGCGTGGAAGACCCGCTGCGCCGCGTCGCTTTCGCCTGCGAATCCCTCAAGGTCACGACGCGCCTGATGCACATCATCGCCTGGCTGCTCAGTCAGCGGGCGTGGCAGCGCGGCGAGATCGAGCAGGTCGATCTGTCGGACGAAAAATATCGCCTCGGCCGTGCCTCCCAGACGGAGCCTGATCTGGCGGCCAGCTTCCCCTTCGCGGCCCGCGCGCTGATCGACGCAAGCCAGGAACTTTATGATCGCGTCAACCGGCTTCAGGACCGGCTGGATACAATGACGACCTCCGGCATCAGTCCCGCGCGCGCATTGCTGGACCGGCTGAACACGGCATTCTGA
- a CDS encoding M23 family metallopeptidase produces the protein MLSGSLLLAGCIPNQAERGEPAPTPPPQMGADASTVELAETQPVWTAQQVVASARTVPGSTYVVQPGDTLRGIGNRSGAGSEAIARANALPAPYAVRTGQTLSIPAGRYHLVAEGETGIAIASAYGVPWRRIVDVNGLQEPYVLRRGQRLLLPGDTPARAPNMEQRAAAFRIDIDDVLTGGQPAAAENAPVAVASRAPKPLPSNVPIAQPTRLTGSFAWPIKGVILSRFGPGESGAKNNGIDISAPAGTPIRAAADGVVAYAGDKVAVFGGLVLLNHGSSWVSAYGHASRVDVVRGQKVTKGQIIGLVGDTGYASKPKLHFELRRDRVPVNPIGQLPPA, from the coding sequence ATGTTGTCCGGATCGCTTCTGTTGGCGGGCTGTATTCCCAATCAGGCGGAGCGCGGCGAACCTGCGCCGACGCCGCCGCCGCAGATGGGGGCGGATGCGTCCACGGTGGAACTGGCGGAAACGCAACCGGTATGGACGGCGCAGCAGGTCGTCGCCAGCGCGCGCACCGTGCCGGGGTCCACCTATGTCGTGCAGCCCGGCGATACGCTGCGCGGCATCGGCAACCGGAGCGGGGCGGGATCGGAAGCGATCGCGCGGGCCAACGCCCTGCCCGCCCCCTATGCCGTGCGGACGGGGCAGACATTGTCCATTCCCGCAGGCCGCTATCATCTGGTGGCGGAGGGGGAGACGGGCATCGCCATCGCGTCGGCCTATGGCGTGCCGTGGCGGCGGATCGTGGACGTCAATGGATTGCAGGAACCCTATGTTTTGCGGCGGGGGCAGCGGCTGCTGCTGCCCGGCGACACCCCTGCCCGCGCGCCGAATATGGAGCAGCGCGCCGCTGCGTTCCGCATCGACATCGATGATGTTTTGACTGGCGGGCAGCCCGCGGCGGCGGAGAATGCGCCGGTGGCCGTGGCGTCGCGCGCGCCCAAGCCCCTGCCCTCCAACGTGCCGATCGCGCAGCCGACCAGGTTGACCGGCAGTTTCGCCTGGCCGATCAAGGGCGTGATCCTGTCGCGCTTTGGCCCCGGTGAAAGCGGCGCGAAGAATAATGGCATCGATATTTCCGCGCCCGCAGGCACGCCGATCCGCGCGGCGGCCGATGGCGTGGTCGCCTATGCGGGCGACAAGGTGGCGGTGTTCGGCGGGCTGGTGCTGCTGAACCACGGCAGCAGCTGGGTCAGCGCCTATGGCCATGCGTCGCGCGTGGATGTGGTGCGCGGGCAGAAAGTGACGAAGGGGCAAATCATCGGCCTGGTCGGCGACACCGGCTATGCCAGCAAGCCCAAGCTGCATTTCGAATTGCGCCGGGACCGGGTGCCGGTCAACCCGATCGGCCAGTTGCCCCCGGCATGA
- a CDS encoding YdcH family protein, which yields MRRLELLRIEHRDLDSAIAALVLGGGGDQMQVARLKKRKLRLRDEIAILEDSLVPDIIA from the coding sequence ATGCGCCGACTGGAATTGCTGCGGATCGAGCATCGTGATCTCGATAGCGCGATCGCCGCGTTGGTGCTTGGCGGTGGCGGCGACCAGATGCAGGTCGCCCGTCTCAAGAAGCGAAAATTGCGCCTGCGCGACGAGATTGCGATCCTGGAGGACTCGCTGGTCCCCGACATTATCGCCTGA